GTTTACTCAGTGAGCAGCTCAGCAGTTTCGATAGTTCAGGAGTGGTGTGGACGTTGGGTTGTTTTATCCTCCTCAGCTTGGGGGTTGACTGGCTCAGCCAATATCTCCGCCAACAATTGCAGTCGCTCTAGCATACTGCTTCAAGCCCAAGGTTAAGCAGGCTTTATGTCCCTGACTTCACAACATCTTCACCCCATTACGCTTTAATGAAACTAACTTAGATAAGCGCAAATTGCGTCTTGTACCACTCCTTACACCAATAGCCCCGCTGGGGTTATTTTTTTGCCTGAAATTATTGAGCATACTGGCAAAACCCCCAATGAAGAAAAGGGGGCAGTATTTAATCCTTTGAAATTAAATTTCCCACAAAGCCTTGAATTTTGAGGATGACATGCTAGGGTTGTATTTCTTCTCTAGCAAAATATTCTGTTTTCTCCTGAATATCGGGAGAAATTTTTTTGTGAACCCCTTTGGCATCCTGTTTCTTAATTATTCAAGGTCTCTTTCCTATCTATGGTTGCCACTGCTTTGAGGCAAGTCGTTCGACCTAGGGGCTATCGGCGGTTCCTCAATAAATTATTTTGCTATGTGTCCCGATCTTTAACCTGTTTGCTCTATAACCCTAAGTTATTTTTGATGCGCAAACTGGCTCGCATCGAATTCATGCGACAGGTATGGGGAACCCTGACAGCCTGTACGATTTGTCCAAAGACATTGAACGAATCGGCACCGTTGCCAACATCCTTGGTGACGCCCCCAAATCCCAAAACCATCTCAGCCGTCTTACGTCAACAAGGCATCTATGCGGGGTTGCAGTTATCAGATGTCGTTGTGGCTGAATTAGTGGACTTTGCCCATCAAACCCCCTTTGCCGTCGATCGGAATCCCAATATTCGCTGCCTATTTAAGGATCGAGCCACCCTTGAAGCTTCCTTGGGATATTCGTTTCAACTCGGCAGTGTGAATACCCAAGGATGTGCCGCCGTTCAGGCTCTTATTTATGATCCAGGACTGGTTGAGATCGCAACAGAATACTTAGGGGCAAAACCCACAGCCATTGGCAGTGAATTGTTATGGAGTTTTCCGGGAGAATCCACTTGGAAGCAGCAAATTAAAGGGGCCCAAGTCTTTCACTACGATATTGATGACTATCGCTCGCTTAAATTCTTTTTCTATCTAACAGATGTGGATGAGAGAAACGGTCCCCATGTTTGTATTCAGAAAACCCATTGGGGCAAAAAGCTAGGACATCAATTGATGGGTCAACGGTGTGCCAGTCTGAAGGATCACACCCTGGTAGAGACCTATGGAGCTGAGCAGGTATTAACCGTCTGCGGACAGGCAGGATTGGGGATTGTAGAAGATACCTTTTGCTTCCATAAAGGAAACCGCCCCGTCTCACGTCCTCGATTAATGCTGCAAATCCAATATGCTCTGAACGATTATGGCGATATTCGAGCCTATGCTTAGGCCAAGACTGTCCCTAGTCAGAACTTAAGAGCATTTGCAGAATATCCACATCAATGACAATGGGATCTTCTCCCTCTGTTAGCGGATCATCACATTGCTCAAAAGCGACTTCGTTGATAATTTCCAAAGCTCCATCTAGCATCAGGCCGAGCCGATCGACCAGGGGTTCCAGATCTTGTCGCTCCCATTCAGATTTTTGACTGAGATGCTGTAGTAATTGAGAGTGTTGCTGATCTAGCCCGGCAATGCCTGGAATACCGTCTGGTTCAACGGCCTCTTCAGGCAGATCATCCTCAATAAACACATCTGCTAGCAAGGCAGAAACCGTAGCAGACTCCGTCACTTTGGCATCAATTAAAGCCCGATCTAATTGCAGTGTCTCCGTCTGACTGGCATCAGCATTGGACGTTGACGAGGTTACCGTCGCGGGCAGAGTCTCTACCGTCATTTCATGAATATGACTGTAGACCGCCTGAGACTCTAGCCCTAATAAGGGATAAAGCTTGCTGAGAATAGAAATTTCTGATGGGTTAATCTCACCATCAACCGCCGCTAAATGGATGAGAAACTTTGCGATCGCAAGCTTGCGTTCCGCAGACAAGGGCTGCAACTTAACTTTCAGCCCTCGCAGCGAGAGCTTATCGACTAGTAAACCCTGCAAATGCGCATGCAACCTAGCCCGTTCACCATTCTGCAAATGGGGCGTTGAAGCTAAATAGTTCTGCAAGCGCTGGAACTCAGGCACCGTCACTGCTCCATCTGCCACCACCACCATTACGGCTAGGTGTAATAACAGCGTCGCCAATTTAAATTTGTCGGACGGCTCAGAGCGGAATGTTTCTGGAAGCCGGAAAAACACATAGGGTTGATTTGAGGCAGGAGGTTTGCCGCCTAACTGAACATCCGGCTCAATCCCAATCCCTAAACGAGTCAAGTAATCCGATAAAACCGTTGCCTCTAATTTCGTCAGCTTATCTGGAGGGGGATCCTGCCACTGCTGTAATAGGTCTTGTCCCCACACAACCGCGATATCTCTTTCAGAAAGGCTGTTTTCCACCCAGGCTCGAAATGCCTTCACTTGCGGGGAGGCACACTCTACCATCAGTTCCGGTGGCAACAATAAAAGGGCACTATAGCTGCCTTGCCCCTCTGGATTACGCCCTAGCCAGCGGCTATAAGGGTCAAGGGTTTGCATTCCTGCCTCTACTAAATGCAGGAGCCGCTCTAAGATCGCCTCTGAATTTGCAATTTTAGGCCGTTCGGGAATGTCCAGCTTAATGTTGCCCCCAAAAGACACACTCGTCGGTTGATAGATGACTGTATCGTTAGGGAGCGTTTGGTCTGGATCGGGGTCTAGCAATAGCCCATCACCAAAATTCTGGTGATACTCATACTTAAACCAAGACCGCCACTCTGAAAAACAGCGAGAAGCAGGTGTTCGCAACTTACCAGGAAAGGCATGCATCACCCAGGACAACGCCCAGTCTGCAGGGAGTGGGGTTTGCGTCGCTGCTAATGTTCCTAGGCCAACCTCTAAACTCAGAGGCATCTCTACGGATTCAAAGGTCCAGGGTGGTGGCAAAGCTGTGATTTGGTTAGGAAGTAGGAAACGGCAAATGTCTAAAAATTGGCGAGTTTCTTCGCCAAAGGTCTCTTGATCACCATACAAATTTTGGAGGCGCTCCACCTCGATCATGATGGTGCATAATTCTGTCAGGATAGGTCGTTTAGCCCGTCGAAAATCCCTGAGAACCCGGCGCTCTAGACCATAGAAGAATAAATACACATACCCTAAGGGAATCTGGGGATCACATCGCCCATCCGCCAACCACTCCAAATAGGCCGCTCGGCTAGCCGAGGGAATTTCGCTATAGGACGGCCATTCGCTAATCCAATTGCCATTGCGATCAGGCTTCGCTTCATCAAGCTTCAGTTGCGGTCGAATTAAAGCTGGTTCAGTGCTGACATGGGTGCTAATCCCTTTGAGGTTATCCCCCACATAAACCAAACCCGGTAAGCAGTAGCTACCCACGAGTACTGTTTTATCTACCGATATCCAGGTCGCTCGTGATGGCGTAGGTGGCTGACTCTTAGGTGTTGAAACTTGCCGAACAGGGGGCGCAGGTTCTGGTAGTACTGCTGTCTGCAGTGCAGACTGCTGAAGTTGCTGAACTGGCTCAACTGTTAGACTGAGTGGCGATTGCTGAACTGGCTCAACCGTTGGACTTAAAGGCGGTTCAGCAACGCTCTCGTGAACAATGGATGGTGCTTCTTCTTTGGCCGTCGTTGCAGGCTCAGAAGAGGAAGCAGGACTCGATCGAGGTCGCTTTGGCTCTAATACTCGCTTTAACCAGTGAACAATCCCCATAGTGATCGCGTGTAAATTTCTGCTGGGGCTGATTCCAGCTCCGCTCTAATTTAGCGCCTTCAAGTATAAACTGCCTATGTCAGCCACAGAACTAAACCATCCTGGGTATACTGCGGATAAAACATATACCGGATCCAGCAATCGGTAAGGAACACTATTTTGGCTTGGCTATGGTTAGGACTAGGATTAGCGTTTTGTGTATTTGAGGTTATTACACCAACCGCTTTTGTGGAACTGATGATGGGCATCAGTGCCTTTGCTGTCGCAGTTATTTCTTTGGTAGTACCTCAGTTCTATCTTCAGGCTCTAATTTGGTTGATCTTGTCAGTCTTTTTGATTGCATTAGTTCGCCGATTTGTGCCCAAAAGAACCGCCAGAATTTTACAAGCTGAGGTGGAAGCGGAGACGCTCACTCAAATTCCAGCAGGCCAAACGGGTCGAGTGATCTATGAAGGCAGTTCTTGGCGAGCTCGCTGTGAAGATGAAAATTTGACCATCGAAAGCAAGACAAAAGTGTACGTTGTAGGCCGAAAAGGCACGACCTTGTTCGTCATTCCTACTGAATTTGGGGAAGGTCTGACCTTTCATCCAAAAGCGTGAAACATCTGAAACTTAGTTACTGGGAGCAAGCACTGTGTGGCAAGTTATTATCGTTATTCTGACCGCTATAGGTGGAGCTGGTGCGGCTAGTTCTGTGCGCATTGTTAATCAAGGGAATGCTGCTCTAGTAGAGAACTTAGGAAGCTATAAAAAACGTTTAGATCCAGGATTAAATTTTATTTTTCCTGTGATCGACCAAATCGTCTATAAAGACACATTAAGACTAAAAGTACTAGATATTGACCCTCAATCTTGTATTACTTGTGATAATGTCGCTATTACGGTCGATGCTGTGGTTTATTGGCAAATTATCGATATGGAGAAAGCCTATTACAAGGTTGAGAATCTCTCATCTGCCATGGTCAATCTGGTCCAAACTCAAATTCGAGCCGAGATGGGTAAGCTCGAACTGGATGAAACCTTTACAGCACGCACCCAAATCAGCGAAATCCTCCTGCAAGAACTAGATAGTGCCACCGATCCTTGGGGAGTGAAAGTCACACGGGTTGAGCTACGGGATATCACCCCTTCTCAAGCAGTTCAAGATTCCATGGAATTGCAAATGGCTGCCGAGCGGAAGAAAAGAGCTGCGATTCTCACCTCTGAAGGTGAAAGAGAAGCAGCTGTTAACTCCGCTCGTGGTTCTGCCGAAGCTCAAGTCTTAGCAGCTGAAGCCCGCAAA
The genomic region above belongs to Acaryochloris sp. CCMEE 5410 and contains:
- a CDS encoding TerB N-terminal domain-containing protein gives rise to the protein MGIVHWLKRVLEPKRPRSSPASSSEPATTAKEEAPSIVHESVAEPPLSPTVEPVQQSPLSLTVEPVQQLQQSALQTAVLPEPAPPVRQVSTPKSQPPTPSRATWISVDKTVLVGSYCLPGLVYVGDNLKGISTHVSTEPALIRPQLKLDEAKPDRNGNWISEWPSYSEIPSASRAAYLEWLADGRCDPQIPLGYVYLFFYGLERRVLRDFRRAKRPILTELCTIMIEVERLQNLYGDQETFGEETRQFLDICRFLLPNQITALPPPWTFESVEMPLSLEVGLGTLAATQTPLPADWALSWVMHAFPGKLRTPASRCFSEWRSWFKYEYHQNFGDGLLLDPDPDQTLPNDTVIYQPTSVSFGGNIKLDIPERPKIANSEAILERLLHLVEAGMQTLDPYSRWLGRNPEGQGSYSALLLLPPELMVECASPQVKAFRAWVENSLSERDIAVVWGQDLLQQWQDPPPDKLTKLEATVLSDYLTRLGIGIEPDVQLGGKPPASNQPYVFFRLPETFRSEPSDKFKLATLLLHLAVMVVVADGAVTVPEFQRLQNYLASTPHLQNGERARLHAHLQGLLVDKLSLRGLKVKLQPLSAERKLAIAKFLIHLAAVDGEINPSEISILSKLYPLLGLESQAVYSHIHEMTVETLPATVTSSTSNADASQTETLQLDRALIDAKVTESATVSALLADVFIEDDLPEEAVEPDGIPGIAGLDQQHSQLLQHLSQKSEWERQDLEPLVDRLGLMLDGALEIINEVAFEQCDDPLTEGEDPIVIDVDILQMLLSSD
- a CDS encoding NfeD family protein; amino-acid sequence: MAWLWLGLGLAFCVFEVITPTAFVELMMGISAFAVAVISLVVPQFYLQALIWLILSVFLIALVRRFVPKRTARILQAEVEAETLTQIPAGQTGRVIYEGSSWRARCEDENLTIESKTKVYVVGRKGTTLFVIPTEFGEGLTFHPKA
- a CDS encoding SPFH domain-containing protein; its protein translation is MWQVIIVILTAIGGAGAASSVRIVNQGNAALVENLGSYKKRLDPGLNFIFPVIDQIVYKDTLRLKVLDIDPQSCITCDNVAITVDAVVYWQIIDMEKAYYKVENLSSAMVNLVQTQIRAEMGKLELDETFTARTQISEILLQELDSATDPWGVKVTRVELRDITPSQAVQDSMELQMAAERKKRAAILTSEGEREAAVNSARGSAEAQVLAAEARKKSAILEAEAEQQSIVLRAQGDRQDRVLRAHATSEALQIVTQALKQDPKAEQALQFLLAQNYMDMGATIGESDSSKVMFMDPRSVPASIEGIRSIIDDSGQV